The proteins below come from a single Stenotrophomonas lactitubi genomic window:
- a CDS encoding FkbM family methyltransferase: MSKLISYAQNFEDVMLWRALSHVPNGCYVDVGAQSPDTDSVSRMFYEHGWRGVHVEPTPQYANLLRERRPEEVVLQVAVSDQPGILQFFNIADTGLSTTDPLIAAEHRDAGFSVSDVRVPALTLDAVLEQVVASEIHWLKVDVEGAEELVLRGWQHDDRLPWLVVVESTRPLSSEQSHQQWEPILLGKGYRFVYFDGLNRFYASPQHPELDAAFESGPNVFDEFSLSSSSQFCSQLNLAYHDLQMVSGQREQELDARIRALDEELENERIQLAEAADQHSRALDKLRSEYDGAVHAMAVAQQTLVAEHERERTLLDKKALGELHELIAQVAKGKQEAHRWWLAHEQLLAQLNTIESSRSWQLTRPFRAVRRRLSASVLGRMKRALRPLTVRALKFAMAAPWLRRVAKPLVARVPFLYNRLQKIAIHEQLFEIERGHLAAMEGNEHDVTVVHLDRRAWRVLEDLKRSRNERAVR; the protein is encoded by the coding sequence ATGTCAAAGCTGATTTCATACGCGCAGAACTTTGAAGACGTGATGCTGTGGCGCGCGCTGTCGCACGTGCCCAACGGCTGTTATGTCGACGTCGGCGCACAGAGTCCGGATACTGATTCGGTCAGCCGCATGTTCTACGAACATGGGTGGCGCGGCGTGCATGTCGAACCCACTCCTCAGTACGCCAACCTTCTGCGCGAACGTCGGCCGGAGGAAGTGGTCCTGCAGGTCGCAGTCAGCGACCAGCCGGGCATCCTGCAGTTCTTCAACATCGCCGATACTGGCCTGAGCACCACCGATCCGCTCATCGCCGCCGAGCACCGTGATGCAGGGTTCAGCGTGTCCGACGTGCGCGTGCCGGCACTCACGCTCGATGCCGTGCTGGAGCAGGTGGTCGCAAGCGAAATCCACTGGTTGAAGGTCGATGTGGAGGGTGCCGAGGAACTGGTGCTGCGCGGCTGGCAGCATGATGACCGCCTGCCCTGGCTGGTCGTGGTGGAAAGCACCCGGCCATTGAGCTCCGAACAATCCCACCAGCAGTGGGAACCCATTCTGCTGGGCAAGGGCTATCGCTTCGTGTATTTCGATGGGCTGAACCGTTTCTATGCAAGCCCACAGCATCCCGAGCTGGATGCAGCATTCGAAAGCGGTCCGAACGTATTCGATGAATTCAGTCTCAGCTCCAGCTCGCAGTTCTGTTCGCAGCTCAACCTTGCATACCACGACCTACAGATGGTTTCCGGCCAGCGCGAACAGGAGCTGGATGCCCGCATCCGTGCACTGGACGAGGAGCTGGAGAACGAACGGATACAGCTTGCCGAAGCCGCAGACCAGCATTCCAGGGCATTGGACAAGCTGCGCAGCGAGTATGACGGTGCGGTCCATGCAATGGCGGTGGCGCAGCAGACGCTGGTGGCCGAACATGAGCGTGAACGAACGCTGCTGGACAAGAAGGCCCTGGGCGAATTGCATGAGCTGATCGCACAGGTCGCGAAAGGCAAGCAGGAAGCCCATCGCTGGTGGCTCGCGCACGAACAGCTTCTTGCGCAGTTGAATACGATCGAGAGCAGCCGTTCCTGGCAGCTGACCCGGCCATTCCGTGCTGTGCGTCGCCGGCTGTCCGCGAGCGTTCTGGGCCGCATGAAGCGCGCGCTGCGCCCGTTGACGGTGCGCGCGCTGAAGTTCGCCATGGCAGCGCCCTGGTTGCGGCGAGTGGCCAAGCCGCTGGTGGCGCGTGTTCCCTTCCTCTACAACCGCCTGCAGAAGATCGCCATCCACGAGCAGTTGTTCGAGATTGAACGCGGGCACCTGGCAGCGATGGAAGGCAATGAGCACGATGTCACGGTCGTTCACCTGGACCGCCGCGCCTGGCGGGTGCTGGAAGACCTGAAGCGTTCAAGGAATGAAAGGGCCGTCCGATGA
- a CDS encoding ABC transporter ATP-binding protein — protein sequence MSGELKVDNVGKAYRVWRSEWLRAASWFGVPTRPKEENWVLRNVSFTIAPGEAVGVIGQNGAGKSTLLKLITGTAQPTEGVVTRTGRVAAILELGMGFNPDLTGRQNAFHSAGLMGYSQEQIQTAMPEIEAFAEVGEYFDQPVRTYSSGMQVRVAFAVATAFTPDLLIVDEALSVGDSYFQHKSFDRMRRFRQQGTSIMLVSHSLSDVKALCDRAILLDKGRVLKDGEPDEVIDFYNALIAKKENEMLSVEQRRSKSGWVTTRSGTGQARVASLELLDRETGKEVKLATVGQKLRLQLQAEVGSDLPSLVLGFMMRDKQGQIIWGSNTWHTGQVQRDVRVGERLVYHLDFTCTLGPGSYSVSPALVSTETHMVDNFEWVDNLLVFEVMNADKTTFIGSNWLDAHFSVERGHALANGAQAD from the coding sequence ATGAGTGGTGAACTGAAGGTCGACAACGTTGGCAAGGCGTATCGCGTCTGGAGGAGCGAATGGCTCCGCGCGGCCAGCTGGTTCGGCGTGCCGACCCGGCCCAAGGAAGAGAACTGGGTGCTGCGCAACGTGTCTTTCACCATCGCGCCCGGTGAGGCCGTCGGCGTGATCGGACAGAATGGCGCTGGCAAGAGCACCCTGCTCAAGCTGATCACCGGCACCGCCCAGCCCACCGAGGGCGTGGTGACCCGCACCGGGCGGGTTGCTGCCATCCTCGAGCTGGGCATGGGTTTCAACCCGGATCTCACCGGGCGCCAGAACGCATTCCACTCCGCCGGGCTGATGGGATACTCGCAGGAGCAGATTCAAACGGCGATGCCGGAGATCGAAGCGTTCGCCGAGGTGGGCGAGTACTTCGACCAGCCGGTGCGCACCTATTCCAGTGGCATGCAGGTGCGTGTGGCGTTCGCTGTCGCCACCGCGTTTACGCCCGACCTGCTGATCGTCGATGAAGCCTTGTCCGTTGGTGACAGCTACTTCCAGCACAAGAGCTTCGACCGCATGCGCCGTTTCCGCCAGCAGGGCACGTCGATCATGCTGGTGTCGCACAGCCTCAGTGACGTCAAGGCACTGTGCGACCGTGCCATCCTGCTGGACAAGGGCCGGGTGCTGAAGGACGGTGAGCCGGACGAAGTCATCGACTTCTACAACGCGCTGATCGCCAAGAAGGAAAACGAGATGCTTTCGGTGGAGCAGCGCCGCAGCAAATCAGGCTGGGTGACCACCCGCAGCGGGACCGGCCAGGCACGCGTGGCGTCGCTTGAGCTGCTTGATCGCGAGACCGGCAAGGAGGTCAAGCTGGCAACGGTAGGCCAGAAGCTGCGCCTGCAGCTGCAAGCCGAGGTCGGTTCAGACCTGCCGAGCCTGGTGCTGGGCTTCATGATGCGCGACAAGCAGGGACAGATCATCTGGGGCAGCAACACCTGGCACACCGGTCAGGTCCAGCGCGACGTGCGCGTAGGTGAAAGGTTGGTCTACCACCTCGACTTCACCTGCACGCTGGGTCCAGGATCCTATTCGGTTTCGCCGGCACTGGTCAGTACCGAGACCCACATGGTCGACAACTTCGAGTGGGTGGACAACCTGCTGGTGTTCGAGGTGATGAATGCCGACAAGACCACCTTCATCGGATCAAACTGGCTTGACGCACACTTCAGTGTCGAGCGCGGCCACGCTCTGGCCAATGGCGCGCAGGCGGACTGA
- a CDS encoding ABC transporter permease — protein sequence MLGMLKALWYYRYFIFSSIKNELRLRFIRSRLGALWMIIHPLMQVLIFATILSEVLSAKLPGINDKYGYALYLMSGTLCWTLFSETIGKSVNLFVDSGNLMKKMSFPRICLPFIAGGTMLVNNLLLLVAIFAVFAVMGHMPTAEVLWLPALMLLTLGFSMSLGLLLGVLNVFMRDIGQVVPVVLQALFWLTPIVYHITILPERVQTIFRLNPLLPLVTSYQNVLVFDKPPVWGDLMWLMVATLVLALASLVMFRRASPEMVDAL from the coding sequence ATGTTGGGTATGCTGAAAGCCCTGTGGTACTACCGTTACTTCATTTTCTCCTCGATCAAGAACGAGCTCAGGCTGCGCTTCATCCGCAGTCGGTTGGGTGCGTTGTGGATGATCATCCACCCGCTGATGCAGGTGCTGATCTTTGCCACGATCCTGTCCGAGGTGTTGTCCGCCAAGCTGCCGGGCATCAATGACAAGTACGGGTATGCGCTTTACCTGATGTCCGGCACGCTGTGCTGGACGTTGTTTTCCGAGACCATCGGCAAGTCGGTGAACCTGTTCGTCGACAGCGGAAACTTGATGAAGAAGATGTCGTTCCCGCGTATCTGCCTGCCTTTCATCGCCGGTGGAACGATGCTGGTGAACAACCTGTTGCTGCTGGTCGCCATTTTTGCCGTGTTTGCGGTGATGGGCCACATGCCCACCGCCGAAGTGCTGTGGCTGCCGGCGCTGATGCTGCTGACGCTGGGCTTCTCGATGTCGCTGGGTCTGCTGCTGGGCGTGCTCAATGTGTTCATGCGCGATATCGGCCAGGTTGTACCTGTGGTCCTGCAGGCGTTGTTCTGGCTGACCCCGATCGTCTACCACATCACCATCCTGCCCGAGCGCGTGCAGACGATCTTCCGACTCAACCCCTTGCTGCCACTGGTGACCAGCTACCAGAACGTTCTGGTCTTCGACAAGCCGCCGGTCTGGGGCGATCTGATGTGGCTGATGGTTGCCACGCTGGTACTGGCTCTGGCCTCGCTGGTGATGTTCCGTCGTGCCAGCCCGGAAATGGTGGATGCGCTATGA